From a single Anomaloglossus baeobatrachus isolate aAnoBae1 chromosome 4, aAnoBae1.hap1, whole genome shotgun sequence genomic region:
- the LOC142302871 gene encoding olfactory receptor 10A7-like — protein sequence MACTQQLAQFQWERELREEKRRAIEASNLASKAHIRKARKGSQGPVRRGQVIDFRLAEGWGFIREPGLGKDVFVSCQDIEEHLTRGHPGRDVQPGDLVEYTRLMGNCGCVNSVPGFFSFYTQERNRTVVTDFFLLGFQSSKYLRIFLFCLFLVIYCGTVCGNLLIIMLVSINKNLQTPMYFFISQLSVSDILLSTNIVPKMLQIIVYNGGIITFIGCITQLYFFCASEAFECLLLTVMSYDRYVAICNPLRYATIMTRTCCMKLAVISWCCGFSTTLIEAATTAMLTFCGPNIMDHFFCDMNPLLDIACSDTSIIHLEITLLASPLVMVPTIIIIISYARIIVAILRIPSNTGRQKAFSTCSSHLIVVIIFFWTMFSVYVFPTQEQTMNISKLLSLLYTVFTPFINPIIYSLRNNNIIEAVKKLNLKSVF from the exons ATGGCCTGCACGCAGCAGTTGGCGCAGTTCCAGTGGGAGAGAGAACTCCGGGAAGAAAAGCGGAGGGCAATCGAGGCCTCTAACCTGGCCTCCAAGGCCCACATCCGGAAAGCCCGCAAAGGGTCCCAGGGCCCAGTTAGGAGGGGCCAAGTGATAGACTTCAGACTGGCggagggctggggcttcatccgggagcctggcctgggcaaggacgtATTTGTCTCCTGCCAGGACATTGAAGAGCATCtgaccagaggccacccagggcgcgacgtcCAGCCCGGCGATCTGGTCGAGTACACGCGGCTGATGGGGAACTGTGGCTG TGTAAATAGTGTTCCTGGCTTTTTTTCCTTCTATACACAGGAAAGGAACCGTACTGTTGTTACAGATTTTTTCCTCTTGGGATTTCAATCAAGTAAATACTTAAGAATTTTCCTCTTTTGTCTTTTCTTGGTAATTTATTGTGGGACGGTATGTGGAAACCTCCTGATAATCATGCTGGTGTCCATTAACAAGAACCTCCAGACTCCAATGTATTTCTTCATCTCACAATTGTCTGTAAGTGACATCTTGTTATCCACAAATATTGTCCCCAAGATGCTTCAAATTATTGTGTATAATGGAGGAATAATTACTTTTATTGGTTGCATCACCCAACTTTATTTCTTTTGTGCATCGGAAGCATTTGAATGTCTTCTCCTCACAGTGATGTCTTATGACAGATACGTGGCCATCTGTAATCCCCTCCGTTACGCTACAATAATGACAAGGACTTGTTGTATGAAATTGGCCGTCATCTCTTGGTGTTGTGGCTTTTCTACGACATTGATTGAGGCGGCCACAACAGCAATGCTAACTTTTTGTGGTCCCAATATCATGGACCATTTCTTCTGTGACATGAATCCTTTACTGGACATCGCCTGCTCCGATACTTCCATTATTCACCTTGAAATCACATTATTAGCTTCTCCATTAGTAATGGTCCCAACCATAATAATAATCATATCATATGCCAGGATTATTGTCGCTATCTTAAGGATCCCATCCAATACCGGCAGacagaaagccttctccacctgcagctcccacctcattGTGGTCATTATCTTCTTCTGGACCATGTTTAGCGTTTACGTTTTCCCAACACAGGAGCAAACCATGAATATCAGTAAACTCCtatccctgctatatactgtgttcACTCCTTTTATTAACCCCATTATATACAGTCTAAGAAATAACAATATAATTGAAGctgtaaaaaaattaaatttgaaatctgtgttttaa